TCAATAAACAATcagttatatttgttttttttctctctctctctctttctctcggttTACATAACAAAATTCGTTCGCTGGCAACGCATACAACAATCAACGATTGGGGATCTATAGATCTAAATTCTTCTACTCGGTCAAAACGTTGAATAAAGTTCTTTGTtgcgataaaatatatatgtacatatattcacattgtaaaatataacaatttatttattcatcacGTTCAACGCGATGTGagattttattgattaatatactCGAgctttttaaatctatatttagAGCCCTTGGatccgtaaaaaaatttatgtatgatTTATGGAGtcacaaaatcaaaatttaaataatttgtactgAGAACAAATgggaatgttatataaaaaatttgaatcataAAACTTCTCAAGGAATTGAATCCTCGGGGCTATGCATTCTATAAAATGTTagatttatagaattttatatttgcgtgaatatctcaaaatttgttatttcgattttataaaatttagaatccTATGTATGTGAAAATTACGTTTCGAAATTGTAGATCCATAAAATCTTGGCActattaaaactataaataatgcAACTTCATAAGACTTTAAAATCAGAAAGCAGTCGGCCTTGATCCAAGATTAGCATCAGTGTTGAGTTATCAAGTCTCTATATCTGATATATCTATATGTGTTTCACTTTACATAGAAATTTGAAATGATtctgtttgaaaaaaatgttggatatttgaaattttaagcAATCTATGCTCTTTTCGATCCGAAGAACTTTGGCCATTTAGAAGTTAGATTAACTAAATTCTCAGTGATAAATGATCCATAGATCTGAGCGGGCTAATTGTTCCTATTGTTACATTAGTGAACCACTTTCAAAATGCTATGATAACAATTGTGAGCTTACATGTGTTCCGGATGGCTGCGTATGCAATCGACTAAATCCATTGGTTTTAGCTCATGAATGCAAATCCGATGAACTGCCGTGAACAGTGGAAACCTATTTTCCATATTCTTCGCTTTTAGCATGTAATTGACTTCTTCGGCGGTAAAGGGACCCTGCAGTTTCTGTCCGTTTAGCATCTCTTTCTCCAACGTTTCGATAGACTGCAAATCACATGTATTCATTgcgttattatataataaaataatttataaaaaaataaaataaattaaaaatcatatatgaatacattatcatgttattaaaatgtaatattgtaatatagcATGCAAactttaaagaaacatttcagaaaccttaaattataacattgcaAATGCTAAATGACTTCAACGTTCCAAACATTAGATTCTATGTTGGTAAAACATAAACATTTGAACGTTTTCATAAACGTTTAAAGTCTGATGAATTTTTTGCAAACATGGCAATGCAACATTCAGAAACATTGCTTAATtgacatttaacatttatttaatgtataatgtagatTTCTTACATatcatttaacatttatttaatgtataatgtagatttcttatatattatgtacttatatcttatattatattatttaaaaatattaaataaaataaatatatttataaaattattttctaattttgcaaagtctaaatttaaaaagtattgatttttatttttaaaattaattcctcTGTCTTCATATCTTCAATTgattcttattataaaaaattagaagaatttcaaataataagaaTCAACATTCTTTTGTAATTAACCTTGAAGCGGACACGTGGGGATCAAATTGACTCAGACGTACGAATAAATGAATGTTTTTCCGTTTTGCTTTTATTTGCGACTCTACCGCTCTATCTTCCTTTTATATCTTAGTTTTGACTTTAATTAAGCATCAGTAATGCATAAACTACAGCAAAAAGTGCTTGCCGGAGCGAGCAAGTTTTTACCAATTTCTggaaaatgcagtaatgcgtGAAGGCTGGATTCGGAGAATCGGAGAGTCATAtgccaaaaaatattaaaagagtagtaagtcttattaaatattacagaatatcaaCGAGATACTTATTGAGATAGTCAAGTAACAATTAACTATCAGAAATGTTATCTGCAATTGTGAAGGAACACCAAAGCAAGCAAGCTGCAAAAAAAGAAAGGCAAGgcaatatatacacatatgaacttttcaattttacaccaaagataattattacaatCTCTATAATGTATGAAATGTTTTAACAAAGCAAAACCGAAAAGATGCAGTTCAGGCTGCGAGCAACTTGACACAAGCTCTTGTTGATCATCTAAGTGTTgggtaaataaaacttttgttcataatttactataatttatacgCACACTGATATAAGACTCTCGTTAATATTGTTTTCACAATGTAGCTCAAGCGTACTTAAACCAGAAAATACTAGATGCAGAAGCAAACTAACTCCAGCATGGCTCGATTAATTTTGTCAGCAGACGTAAGCTCTTTAAAAGAAATCGGGAAAGAAAATTGAGCGTAAAGTATAGAAAAAGACATGAGAACCATAACTATATACTATTTTGGAATATTCAtacaaaagtaaaatgtttATGCATTGCTATGTATATctttatgtaacaaaattcatctaatatattgtattattttcagCCACGCAAGAGGATCAAAGTACTGGTAATGTTTAAAAGCATGAACGGATGGGATGTCTACTCTTACGAATATAATCTGATTGTTGTCACAAACATTGCAAAGATTTCTTTCTTTAACAGTTTCATCATGTAAAagagtttgtattaaaataaaaggatAATGCAATTTAagttaaagataatttaaatcaaagaaaaaccttttgtacataatttttcataaaattaaatgtatgatTTAATGTCTTGTTTTAATTAAACAGAATTATTCAAATGTTAGATGTTTCATTTATTCCAAGatccatatttatttatattattttgcgtgtgtgtatgtgagagtgtgtgtatgtatatttcatatgtataataaattgttactactataaaatttaatttttgctaataataattctcatatagtttttaattacaTGTGAAggcctataaaaaaaaaaaaaaaaaaatgatttagaaaaaacttttatagcaaattaagaagaaaaaaatctttaataatttttaagttatcaaaattttataaaaattcaaaaatttttaatttacttaaaaattaaacacattattacatcttaaataaataaaataatatcagtaATCTAAattgactaattgtaagtatcaACGTCAAAATGACGACAGATTGCTATCTAGCAAATAGTACAAATTAATCTAGAAAGATATTTGACCGTTAatgtaacatacaaatctaaataagaaggccttccacggtcgtagctagatctttatatttactcgtgtgattttatatactttctcagattcaACACAAACTGCGCGTTGTTATTTTCGATCATGACACAGCTATAATCGAACAAGAGtcagtaatatcacatttattattaaattaaaattaatttaatcatactTGATGCTCTTCAGCATCTAAATATTAACCTTTTCCccttgaaaaaattgtaaagaatttattgcaaaaaatatcaccttAGCCAGGTTTCGAGAAAGCTAGCATCTCAGCTAGAGAATCTgagaaaatacataaaatcaTACGAGTAAATAAACAGCACTAAGATGTAGCTGCGATCGTGGAAGGTCTTCTTGTTTAGATTTATATGTTACATTAACAGTCAAAtatctttctattttaaatCACGCTGCCTCGGAAagcgttctaactcatagtcgattatagcgagaaatatcatcacagccttagtggtcgagttggctaagacattCGTACCGGAGATTTgagaggtcccaggttcgaaccctggctgaggtgatatttttcgctataaattctttacagtttttcaggGGAAAGAGGGTTAATATTTAGATGCTAAagagcatcaagtattattaaattaattttaatttaataataaatgtgacaTTACTGACTCTTATTCGATTATAGCTGTGTTATaatcgaaagtaacggcgcgcagtttgtgttgaatctgagaaagtatataaaatcacacgagtaaatataaagcactaagatctagctacgaccgtggAAGGCTTTCTTGTTTagataaattaatgtattttttttaactttgtatgcttaaaatttatttttatttaataaaaaaatatgtcatactatttcttttcagaagaatatctttttgaaaaataattcgtTCAATGTTGCCTCAAcgttatagaaatattttgatcatcaataaaaaaattaatataaattctaacaaatttagaaaaaattattttttcaatgttaaaaaaaaccCTTCAACATTGCTTCATTTCAACAATGTTCTTTCAACATTCTGTACTATTTGGgaatattcttgaaaatttcttttacaaacaCTAAAAACCTTTTAATAATCTAAGCAATCTAAAAATTTCGTCAAATTAGTCAAAATGCAAAATTGATGAATGCTCGATtcgataaattttacattacctTGCCAGTTTTGACGAAGGCCTCCGAAACCTTCCTATTGCGTCCACCGTAGCACGTTGTAATCAAATCGGCCACTCCGCAACTTTCAAAGAAGGTTGACAATTTTCCTCCCGGGAAGAACACATCAACAAATTTGATCATCTCCATAAGGCCTAGCCTGATCACGGCGGCTTTCGTATTGTCACCCAGACCCAATCCATCGACGAAACCAGCTCCGCAGGCAACTATATTCTATAAAACATTAATACGAACCAATTAATGTGTTATCTAAATCTTAATTCAAAtaagaaatgattttaaaattaaaggtattaatatttatattttaaataaactatatacatatgagTCAACAACAAAGTtgtataaataacattatattttttttaaataatttaatttttaataacaaataaaatatctatataaaaaattagatttctgtttcttaattacatttccattagACTATATTTCtacttcttatttttcttttcgcgtatttgaaaaaaaatatcatttaaaaaatataaaaataatttgtttaatccAAAATTGCcgcaaaattgtttatattgcttttaaatgcaatgtaaaataatctgtaatttttttacaatttttattatttaaaaaataaatataatacatccttaaatttaatataaattaaattaaattgatcaaaagtAAGTAGTCATTATTTACTTTTAGCGCTCCGCAACACTCCACAGAATCTACATCTTCAACAACTACCACCCTGAAATATGACGTCTGGATCAAATTGCGAAGTACTGGCGCCATCGCTTTATCCTTGCAGCCTGCAAATTCCAATCTAAATTGCAGatcttattttaatagtaaatcTCTTCAACAGTAAACCCATATACTTAAGGAACAGAAATTACGCGATTTACATAAAGCTTTTCAAACATGTTTTATAACGTATAATCTCTACTTTCTGGAAACTTCAATTTAAGACTATATGTATGCTATGTAAGCTCTTCAATTAAAAGCTCCATTAAAGCCTTATGTacacgatgctagaaatcggtcTAAGATCTCGATTCAAGTTctcgaataaaaatatctagTACTTTGATAATTCTAGCTAGCGTTATCGTTGAATATGTGAGATTAGCTACTAAATTGTATACCAACATTAAAGTATTatgattcttatttattaaagattgtaaaaattacaattttcgaTGTCCAACGTTACATTAACCCACATTCATCaactatacatatttataaagaaataatgttgGCACTATGAATTGAATCTAGCAACTAGGAAAAATGAGACGGGATGCATTTTTCTGTATGAGATTTCAATTCGAGATTTTTATCCGAGTTGCTTGTGTCCGGTGTCCACGATTCAAGTTTTAGTAACTTTTTCTCGGATCGAGAACTCGGAtcgatttctagcatcgtgtATACGTAAGGTTGACCTTGCATTCGTGCGTTATGAATCAGGCTAGTGAGGCGTGAAGAAAAATAAGATCAGTGTATGCAATTCGATAAAATACAGGATAGTCAAGATAGCAGaatcaaaaaaaaatattttttgtaatcatTGAACGCTTTTTTACGCGATCATTTATTACGCAATCAATTTTTGTAAGACAAAACTGTGCTATCGCTAAATGCACGTTTCTTATCGTTAACATTATCTAACATAATATCTTtcgagatattaattatttgtttaaataatcgCGATTAAACTATTACATATTAACGgtcaaaatagtttttttttactttgttgcgttaatttttttaggttttttagaaactttttgaggaagtgtttttcaaaattacttcttttgtcctatatttatttatttcaaaattaatgtcctatttttttaataaaaaatacgaataataatttattcgtaATAGAACCAATTTGATTTCTGCATTATTTATCGATAACCATGATTCCGGATCTTCTAAtagactaaaaataaaaaaacattttaatcacAATATTTACTGCTATCGTCGCAAATAGAATTATCTtgataacttaattttttatattttttgagacTTAAACACTGACAGAAAATCAAATAGatctattgttaaaaatatattattcatattttttattaaagaaaaatagaaaatcaatcttcaaacaaaaaataaagagcaaaaagtaattttgaaaaaatatttacctacttttcaaaaaaaatttctaaagcaCAATAAAGTAGAAAATCtctttaaatataagattagaATTTTAATCCCTTTCCTTACCAATGGTGGTCTCGCAGAACATCTCGTCAGCCACTTCGGAAGCCAAGTTAGCACCCATCAGGACCGAGATTGGAATTTGCAGTTGTCTCGAAATAATGTGAGATATAAGCTCGACGCCACCACCTTCCTTCTTGTCGAAGccctaaaaaaaatattccaaatatgTAGCAGTTCCAATTGTAAATTAACAAGTAAAAAACTGGACGTGATGTAcgttcaaaaattatatacggGACATTAAGGTGTACCTTGATTAACGACAGACCGACAGCGGTAGGTTTGATCTTTCCCTGCAAACTGCTGCATATTCTTTGGATAAACTGATGCGGAACTACGAATATAAGTATGTCTGCGTCTTTTGCAGCCTCCACCACGTCCGGGATCGCAATCTGGAATGAATTAACACTAAAGTGACTAAATCTTGGGTGACtacattaagaaaataaatgagaGAAAAGGTTGTATTGAATTAACATTAGTTCGCTTCCAGTGTTCTGGAATTTCATGaaggatattaaaaaaaaagcagttttatatatttaatttgaatttgtaaagaaaatggCAGATAACAGAATTCCTAAAATGTTCTTAAAGATACTTCC
This genomic window from Solenopsis invicta isolate M01_SB chromosome 13, UNIL_Sinv_3.0, whole genome shotgun sequence contains:
- the LOC105194117 gene encoding glycerol-3-phosphate dehydrogenase [NAD(+)], cytoplasmic isoform X3, which codes for MASVCIIGSGNWGSAIAKIVGMNAKKQSSFADRVTMYVYEEMIDGKKLTEIINQTHENVKYLPGHKIPENVIAIPDVVEAAKDADILIFVVPHQFIQRICSSLQGKIKPTAVGLSLIKGFDKKEGGGVELISHIISRQLQIPISVLMGANLASEVADEMFCETTIGCKDKAMAPVLRNLIQTSYFRVVVVEDVDSVECCGALKNIVACGAGFVDGLGLGDNTKAAVIRLGLMEMIKFVDVFFPGGKLSTFFESCGVADLITTCYGGRNRKVSEAFVKTGKSIETLEKEMLNGQKLQGPFTAEEVNYMLKAKNMENRFPLFTAVHRICIHELKPMDLVDCIRSHPEHI
- the LOC105194117 gene encoding glycerol-3-phosphate dehydrogenase [NAD(+)], cytoplasmic isoform X2, translated to MLWGSAIAKIVGMNAKKQSSFADRVTMYVYEEMIDGKKLTEIINQTHENVKYLPGHKIPENVIAIPDVVEAAKDADILIFVVPHQFIQRICSSLQGKIKPTAVGLSLIKGFDKKEGGGVELISHIISRQLQIPISVLMGANLASEVADEMFCETTIGCKDKAMAPVLRNLIQTSYFRVVVVEDVDSVECCGALKNIVACGAGFVDGLGLGDNTKAAVIRLGLMEMIKFVDVFFPGGKLSTFFESCGVADLITTCYGGRNRKVSEAFVKTGKSIETLEKEMLNGQKLQGPFTAEEVNYMLKAKNMENRFPLFTAVHRICIHELKPMDLVDCIRSHPEHMNEDASPSSMKLKSPKCHL
- the LOC105194117 gene encoding glycerol-3-phosphate dehydrogenase [NAD(+)], cytoplasmic isoform X1 — protein: MASVCIIGSGNWGSAIAKIVGMNAKKQSSFADRVTMYVYEEMIDGKKLTEIINQTHENVKYLPGHKIPENVIAIPDVVEAAKDADILIFVVPHQFIQRICSSLQGKIKPTAVGLSLIKGFDKKEGGGVELISHIISRQLQIPISVLMGANLASEVADEMFCETTIGCKDKAMAPVLRNLIQTSYFRVVVVEDVDSVECCGALKNIVACGAGFVDGLGLGDNTKAAVIRLGLMEMIKFVDVFFPGGKLSTFFESCGVADLITTCYGGRNRKVSEAFVKTGKSIETLEKEMLNGQKLQGPFTAEEVNYMLKAKNMENRFPLFTAVHRICIHELKPMDLVDCIRSHPEHMNEDASPSSMKLKSPKCHL